One genomic segment of Hordeum vulgare subsp. vulgare chromosome 2H, MorexV3_pseudomolecules_assembly, whole genome shotgun sequence includes these proteins:
- the LOC123425922 gene encoding rab3 GTPase-activating protein catalytic subunit isoform X2 has protein sequence MHQLPPPPPASSTSLVSRARTAIHSAAARAERVLTDIKADLRDADGSSGHRTPSPRTSMDRQVDAEAAAPASGQTPDMKPPPDEVPEVIPSADKDGLKIEHGSTSSSNLAFPPASIVKQLIAAIEDGKKFSSMNDMKFNGDQYLKEKGGLSLSVVKSLVRREKEDRSSSEFFGDDETKSLMYSLFKFAEELPHDESQCGPELLHSTSLSRDIHGAPPGSFVHHLGEIIGSISSVHKMAFFWQSVVVELKKLWSDGQPVPRMSLHAAPDLNCCLLYQEIQVINCCIARKKRRKAAKESLDSLLKQECVDNSNPRYSNGDSRDSGIYARNSSGDCVLRLGADCASENLTLLETGESVYCPILQEGPIMTAELIKETEELVLRTGSVGAGCSQLLSDMQAFKAANPGCVLEDFIRWHSPPDWSEDFAASNATVGEGSSRRGRLSDRMQTKEGNLWKELWEAAKPIPAVEQTPLYDEDLAVESIFDALEVIEPAKLFQQLLSVILSVCFVAAESVLPADSNLSKLFYDCKDYIIGIYQDDMSKEKLDEICKVYETMEAIVTHPEDALQITEQPDEKSAEIKNRFKLKLNFNGKDGQSLWKRAAKDEKRTSPNDEKKSPEEKNSNFFSNLRERKAALFSKKNAKASELPSPPPPSALGPFDESEWTIL, from the exons ATGCaccagctgcctcctcctccccccgcgTCGTCGACGTCGCTCGTGTCGCGGGCGCGCACGGCGATCCACTCCGCCGCCGCGCGCGCCGAGCGCGTGCTCACCGACATTAAAGCCGACCTCCGAG ATGCGGACGGATCCAGTGGGCACAGGACGCCGTCGCCCAGGACCTCCATGGATCGGCAGGTCGACGCCGAAGCGGCCGCCCCCGCCTCGGGTCAGACGCCGGACATGAAGCCTCCGCCTGATGAG GTCCCTGAAGTAATCCCCTCAGCAGATAAGGATGGCTTGAAGATAGAACACGGGTCAACTTCGTCATCTAACTTGGCGTTTCCTCCAGCTTCAATAGTTAAACAGTTGATTGCAGCCATTGA aGATGGAAAAAAATTCAGTTCAATGAATGATATGAAGTTTAATGGTGACCAATATCTGAAAGAGAAGGGTGGCTTGAGCTTGTCTGTCGTTAAGTCACTTGTTCGCCGTGAGAAGGAGGACAGATCTAGTTCTGAATTTTTTGGTGACGACGAAACAAAATCCTTGATGTACTCGTTGTTCAAATTTG CGGAAGAGTTACCCCACGATGAAAGTCAGTGTGGTCCAGAATTACTTCATTCGACATCTTTGTCCAGGGATATCCATGGTGCACCACCTGGAAGCTTTGTTCATCACTTGGGAGAGATTATTGGCAGCATTAGTTCTGTGCACAAGATGGCATTCTTTTGGCAATCTGTAGTTGTTGAG TTGAAGAAACTATGGTCTGATGGGCAACCGGTGCCTCGAATGTCATTACATGCTGCTCCAGACTTGAATTGCTGTTTACTATATCAGGAGATACAAGTTATAAATTGCTGCATTGCCAGGAAAAAACGAAGAAAAGCAGCAAAGGAGTCACTCGATTCCTTGCTAAAACAGGAATGTGTTGATAACTCAAATCCCAGATATTCAAATGGAGATTCTCGTGATAGTGGGATCTACGCAAGAAATAGCAGTGGTGATTGTGTTCTTCGGCTTGGTGCTGACTGTGCATCCGAGAACTTAACACTGTTAGAAACTGGAGAGTCTGTATATTGTCCAATTCTGCAG GAAGGACCCATTATGACAGCAGAGCTCATAAAAGAAACAGAGGAACTTGTCTTACGGACAGGAAG TGTTGGTGCTGGCTGTTCTCAGCTTTTATCAGATATGCAGGCGTTCAAG GCTGCAAACCCGGGATGTGTCCTTGAAGATTTCATTAGGTGGCACTCCCCACCTGACTGGTCTGAAGATTTTGCAGCAAGCAATGCAACCGTAGGAGAGGGCTCATCTAGACGTGGCCGGCTAAGTGACAGAATGCAAACAAAAG AAGGAAATTTGTGGAAGGAATTGTGggaagcagcaaaacctatacctGCTGTTGAACAAACTCCGCTATATGATGAAGATTTAGCTGT GGAGAGCATATTTGATGCCTTGGAGGTTATTGAACCAGCAAAACTGTTTCAGCAGCTACTCTCAGTCATT CTTTCTGTATGCTTCGTAGCAGCTGAATCAGTGCTACCAGCAGACAGTAATCTGTCAAAATTATTCTACGATTGTAAAGACTACATCATTGGCATTTACCAAGATGACATGTCGAAAGAAAAGCTGGATGAGATCTGCAAG GTTTATGAGACGATGGAAGCCATAGTAACCCATCCTGAAGACGCTCTTCAGATCACGGAGCAACCTGACGAGAAGTCTGCCGAGATTAAAAACCGGTTCAAGCTCAAGCTGAACTTCAACGGCAAAGATGGTCAGTCTCTGTGGAAGCGTGCAGCAAAGGATGAGAAGAGAACATCCCCAAATGACGAGAAAAAATCACCGGAAGAAAAGAACTCGAATTTTTTCTCGAACCTTCGCGAGAGGAAGGCCGCCTTATTTTCAAAAAAGAATGCAAAAGCTTCAGAGTTGCCGTCGCCACCCCCACCATCAGCGCTGGGCCCATTTGACGAGAGCGAATGGACGATTTTGTAG
- the LOC123425922 gene encoding rab3 GTPase-activating protein catalytic subunit isoform X1 produces the protein MHQLPPPPPASSTSLVSRARTAIHSAAARAERVLTDIKADLRDADGSSGHRTPSPRTSMDRQVDAEAAAPASGQTPDMKPPPDEVEVPEVIPSADKDGLKIEHGSTSSSNLAFPPASIVKQLIAAIEDGKKFSSMNDMKFNGDQYLKEKGGLSLSVVKSLVRREKEDRSSSEFFGDDETKSLMYSLFKFAEELPHDESQCGPELLHSTSLSRDIHGAPPGSFVHHLGEIIGSISSVHKMAFFWQSVVVELKKLWSDGQPVPRMSLHAAPDLNCCLLYQEIQVINCCIARKKRRKAAKESLDSLLKQECVDNSNPRYSNGDSRDSGIYARNSSGDCVLRLGADCASENLTLLETGESVYCPILQEGPIMTAELIKETEELVLRTGSVGAGCSQLLSDMQAFKAANPGCVLEDFIRWHSPPDWSEDFAASNATVGEGSSRRGRLSDRMQTKEGNLWKELWEAAKPIPAVEQTPLYDEDLAVESIFDALEVIEPAKLFQQLLSVILSVCFVAAESVLPADSNLSKLFYDCKDYIIGIYQDDMSKEKLDEICKVYETMEAIVTHPEDALQITEQPDEKSAEIKNRFKLKLNFNGKDGQSLWKRAAKDEKRTSPNDEKKSPEEKNSNFFSNLRERKAALFSKKNAKASELPSPPPPSALGPFDESEWTIL, from the exons ATGCaccagctgcctcctcctccccccgcgTCGTCGACGTCGCTCGTGTCGCGGGCGCGCACGGCGATCCACTCCGCCGCCGCGCGCGCCGAGCGCGTGCTCACCGACATTAAAGCCGACCTCCGAG ATGCGGACGGATCCAGTGGGCACAGGACGCCGTCGCCCAGGACCTCCATGGATCGGCAGGTCGACGCCGAAGCGGCCGCCCCCGCCTCGGGTCAGACGCCGGACATGAAGCCTCCGCCTGATGAGGTAGAG GTCCCTGAAGTAATCCCCTCAGCAGATAAGGATGGCTTGAAGATAGAACACGGGTCAACTTCGTCATCTAACTTGGCGTTTCCTCCAGCTTCAATAGTTAAACAGTTGATTGCAGCCATTGA aGATGGAAAAAAATTCAGTTCAATGAATGATATGAAGTTTAATGGTGACCAATATCTGAAAGAGAAGGGTGGCTTGAGCTTGTCTGTCGTTAAGTCACTTGTTCGCCGTGAGAAGGAGGACAGATCTAGTTCTGAATTTTTTGGTGACGACGAAACAAAATCCTTGATGTACTCGTTGTTCAAATTTG CGGAAGAGTTACCCCACGATGAAAGTCAGTGTGGTCCAGAATTACTTCATTCGACATCTTTGTCCAGGGATATCCATGGTGCACCACCTGGAAGCTTTGTTCATCACTTGGGAGAGATTATTGGCAGCATTAGTTCTGTGCACAAGATGGCATTCTTTTGGCAATCTGTAGTTGTTGAG TTGAAGAAACTATGGTCTGATGGGCAACCGGTGCCTCGAATGTCATTACATGCTGCTCCAGACTTGAATTGCTGTTTACTATATCAGGAGATACAAGTTATAAATTGCTGCATTGCCAGGAAAAAACGAAGAAAAGCAGCAAAGGAGTCACTCGATTCCTTGCTAAAACAGGAATGTGTTGATAACTCAAATCCCAGATATTCAAATGGAGATTCTCGTGATAGTGGGATCTACGCAAGAAATAGCAGTGGTGATTGTGTTCTTCGGCTTGGTGCTGACTGTGCATCCGAGAACTTAACACTGTTAGAAACTGGAGAGTCTGTATATTGTCCAATTCTGCAG GAAGGACCCATTATGACAGCAGAGCTCATAAAAGAAACAGAGGAACTTGTCTTACGGACAGGAAG TGTTGGTGCTGGCTGTTCTCAGCTTTTATCAGATATGCAGGCGTTCAAG GCTGCAAACCCGGGATGTGTCCTTGAAGATTTCATTAGGTGGCACTCCCCACCTGACTGGTCTGAAGATTTTGCAGCAAGCAATGCAACCGTAGGAGAGGGCTCATCTAGACGTGGCCGGCTAAGTGACAGAATGCAAACAAAAG AAGGAAATTTGTGGAAGGAATTGTGggaagcagcaaaacctatacctGCTGTTGAACAAACTCCGCTATATGATGAAGATTTAGCTGT GGAGAGCATATTTGATGCCTTGGAGGTTATTGAACCAGCAAAACTGTTTCAGCAGCTACTCTCAGTCATT CTTTCTGTATGCTTCGTAGCAGCTGAATCAGTGCTACCAGCAGACAGTAATCTGTCAAAATTATTCTACGATTGTAAAGACTACATCATTGGCATTTACCAAGATGACATGTCGAAAGAAAAGCTGGATGAGATCTGCAAG GTTTATGAGACGATGGAAGCCATAGTAACCCATCCTGAAGACGCTCTTCAGATCACGGAGCAACCTGACGAGAAGTCTGCCGAGATTAAAAACCGGTTCAAGCTCAAGCTGAACTTCAACGGCAAAGATGGTCAGTCTCTGTGGAAGCGTGCAGCAAAGGATGAGAAGAGAACATCCCCAAATGACGAGAAAAAATCACCGGAAGAAAAGAACTCGAATTTTTTCTCGAACCTTCGCGAGAGGAAGGCCGCCTTATTTTCAAAAAAGAATGCAAAAGCTTCAGAGTTGCCGTCGCCACCCCCACCATCAGCGCTGGGCCCATTTGACGAGAGCGAATGGACGATTTTGTAG